The Streptomyces sp. Mut1 genome window below encodes:
- a CDS encoding NAD(P)H-quinone dehydrogenase produces MTRIVIIGGGPGGYEAALVGAQLGAEVTVVDCDGLGGASVLTDCVPSKTLIATAEVMTTFDSSYEELGIIVADDTPHMERAARVVGVDLGKVNRRVKRLALAQSHDITASVTRAGARVMRGRGRLEGLQAADGSRQVVVAAADGTEETLTADAVLIATGGHPREIPDALPDGERILNWTQVYDLDELPQELIVVGSGVTGAEFAGAYQALGSRVTLVSSRDRVLPGEDPDAAAVLEDVFRRRGMNVMARSRAQSAKRVGDRVEVTLADGRVISGSHCLMAVGAIPNTAGMGLEEAGVRLKESGHIWTDKVSRTSAPGVYAAGDVTGIFALASVAAMQGRIAMYHFLGDAVAPLNLKTVSSNVFTDPEIATVGYSQADVDAGKIEALAVKLPLLRNPRAKMQGIRDGFVKIFCRPGTGIVVGGCVVAPRASELIHPISIAVDNNLTVEQIANAFTVYPSLSGSIAEVARQLHSRKRTGEA; encoded by the coding sequence GTGACCCGGATCGTGATCATCGGCGGCGGACCCGGCGGGTACGAGGCGGCATTGGTGGGCGCCCAGCTCGGCGCGGAGGTGACCGTCGTCGACTGTGACGGCCTCGGCGGCGCGTCCGTCCTCACCGACTGCGTGCCATCGAAGACCCTGATCGCGACGGCGGAGGTGATGACCACCTTCGACTCCTCGTACGAGGAGCTGGGCATCATCGTCGCGGACGACACGCCCCACATGGAGCGGGCCGCGCGTGTGGTCGGTGTCGATCTGGGGAAGGTCAACCGCCGTGTGAAGCGCCTGGCGCTCGCCCAGTCCCACGACATCACCGCATCCGTCACCCGGGCCGGCGCACGCGTGATGCGCGGGCGCGGCCGGCTGGAGGGCCTCCAGGCCGCCGACGGCTCCCGCCAGGTCGTCGTCGCGGCGGCCGACGGTACGGAGGAGACGCTCACCGCTGACGCCGTGCTGATCGCGACCGGCGGCCACCCCCGGGAGATCCCCGACGCCCTCCCCGACGGCGAGCGCATCCTGAACTGGACGCAGGTCTACGACCTCGACGAGCTGCCGCAGGAGCTCATCGTCGTCGGCTCGGGTGTCACGGGCGCCGAGTTCGCCGGCGCCTACCAGGCGCTCGGCTCACGCGTCACCCTCGTCTCCTCCCGCGACCGGGTCCTGCCCGGCGAGGACCCCGACGCCGCCGCCGTCCTGGAGGACGTCTTTCGGCGCCGCGGCATGAACGTCATGGCCCGCTCCCGCGCCCAGTCCGCCAAGCGCGTCGGCGACCGGGTCGAGGTGACCCTCGCCGACGGCCGGGTCATCTCCGGCTCGCACTGCCTGATGGCGGTCGGCGCCATCCCCAACACCGCCGGCATGGGGCTGGAGGAGGCGGGCGTCCGGCTCAAGGAGTCCGGCCACATCTGGACCGACAAGGTCTCCCGCACCAGCGCGCCCGGGGTCTACGCGGCCGGTGACGTCACCGGCATCTTCGCGCTCGCCTCCGTCGCCGCCATGCAGGGCCGGATCGCGATGTACCACTTCCTGGGCGACGCGGTGGCCCCGCTGAACCTGAAGACGGTCTCATCGAACGTCTTCACCGACCCGGAGATCGCCACCGTCGGCTACAGCCAGGCGGACGTGGACGCGGGCAAGATCGAGGCCCTGGCCGTCAAGCTGCCGCTGCTGCGCAACCCGCGCGCCAAGATGCAGGGCATCCGGGACGGCTTCGTCAAGATCTTCTGCCGGCCCGGTACCGGCATCGTGGTCGGCGGCTGCGTCGTCGCCCCCCGTGCGAGCGAGCTGATCCACCCCATCTCGATCGCGGTCGACAACAATCTGACGGTCGAGCAGATCGCAAACGCCTTCACCGTGTACCCGTCCCTGTCGGGTTCGATCGCCGAAGTGGCCCGACAGTTGCACAGCCGTAAGCGCACGGGCGAGGCGTAA
- a CDS encoding Maf family protein, producing the protein MAAMTAQRLVLASASPARLGLLRQAGFAPEVIVSGVDEDALSAPTPAELALVLAEAKAAVVAALPEAAGALVIGCDSVLELDGEALGKPADAEEATARWKSMRGRAGVLRTGHSLTDTATGRTVSRTASTTVRFGEPSDAEIAAYVASGEPLYVAGAFTLDGRSAPFVDSIEGDPGNVIGLSLPLLRRLLGELGISVTDLWA; encoded by the coding sequence ATGGCGGCCATGACCGCCCAGCGCCTCGTACTCGCCTCTGCCTCCCCCGCCCGCCTCGGCCTCCTGCGCCAGGCCGGCTTCGCACCGGAGGTGATCGTCAGCGGCGTCGACGAGGACGCCCTGAGCGCCCCCACCCCCGCCGAACTCGCCCTCGTGCTCGCCGAGGCCAAGGCGGCGGTCGTGGCGGCGCTCCCGGAGGCCGCCGGCGCTCTGGTGATCGGCTGCGACTCGGTGCTCGAACTCGACGGCGAGGCGCTCGGCAAGCCGGCCGACGCCGAGGAGGCCACCGCCCGCTGGAAGTCGATGCGCGGCCGGGCCGGGGTGCTGCGGACCGGGCACAGCCTGACGGACACCGCGACCGGCCGGACGGTGTCGCGGACGGCGTCGACCACGGTCCGCTTCGGTGAGCCGTCGGACGCCGAGATCGCCGCCTACGTGGCCTCGGGCGAACCGCTGTACGTGGCGGGGGCGTTCACCCTCGACGGGCGCTCGGCGCCGTTCGTCGACTCCATCGAGGGCGACCCGGGCAACGTCATCGGGCTTTCGCTGCCGCTGCTGCGGCGGCTGCTGGGCGAGCTGGGAATCTCGGTCACCGACCTCTGGGCCTGA
- a CDS encoding acyl-CoA carboxylase epsilon subunit, which translates to MIKVVRGNPTPEELAAALAVVQARAAAVSAVSSGTPEPPAGWSHPSRLARRGRHLPGPRAWARTYWPA; encoded by the coding sequence ATGATCAAGGTCGTACGGGGCAACCCGACCCCGGAGGAGCTGGCCGCCGCCCTGGCGGTGGTTCAGGCCCGTGCCGCGGCGGTGTCCGCCGTGTCGTCCGGCACCCCGGAGCCGCCCGCGGGATGGTCCCACCCGAGCCGCCTGGCCCGGCGCGGCCGCCACCTGCCGGGCCCGCGCGCCTGGGCCCGGACCTACTGGCCCGCGTAA
- a CDS encoding phospho-sugar mutase, whose protein sequence is MTTTPDLLTRARTWLAEDPDPETRDELAKLIDAQELDELAARFAGTLQFGTAGLRGELGAGPMRMNRAVVIRAAAGLAAYLKDQGQAGGLVVVGYDARYKSADFARDTAAVMTGAGLRAAVLPRPLPTPVLAYAIRHLGAVAGVEVTASHNPPRDNGYKVYLGDGSQIVPPADGEIAAAIAAVGPLETVPRPGDGWETLGDEVLDAYLARTDSVLDAASPRTARVVYTAMHGVGASVLTAAFDRAGFPAPVLVAEQAEPDPAFPTVAFPNPEEPGAMDLAFATARRSDPDIVIANDPDADRCAVAVPDRAADGGWRMLRGDEVGALLAAHLVRRGASGVFAESIVSSSLLGRIAEKAGLGYEETLTGFKWIARVEGLRYGYEEALGYCVDPDGVRDKDGITAALLVAELASVLKEQGRTLLDLLDDLALEHGLHATDQLSVRVQDLSVIADAMRRLREQPPTALAGLPVTRAEDLSVGTDRLPPTDGLRYGLEGARVIVRPSGTEPKLKCYLEVVVPVAAPDGLPAARTRATELLTAIKRDLAAAAGI, encoded by the coding sequence GTGACGACCACGCCGGACCTCCTCACCCGGGCCAGGACCTGGCTCGCCGAGGACCCCGACCCCGAGACCCGCGACGAGCTGGCCAAGCTCATCGACGCGCAGGAGCTGGACGAGCTCGCCGCCCGCTTCGCCGGCACGCTCCAGTTCGGCACCGCCGGGCTCCGGGGCGAGCTGGGCGCGGGCCCCATGCGGATGAACCGGGCCGTGGTCATCCGGGCCGCCGCCGGCCTCGCCGCGTACCTCAAGGACCAGGGCCAGGCCGGCGGTCTCGTCGTCGTCGGCTACGACGCCCGCTACAAGTCCGCCGACTTCGCCCGGGACACGGCGGCCGTGATGACGGGCGCCGGTCTGCGCGCGGCGGTACTCCCCCGCCCCCTTCCCACCCCGGTCCTCGCGTACGCCATAAGGCACCTGGGCGCCGTCGCGGGCGTCGAGGTGACCGCCAGCCACAATCCGCCGCGCGACAACGGATACAAGGTCTACCTCGGCGACGGCTCGCAGATCGTGCCGCCGGCCGACGGCGAGATCGCGGCCGCCATCGCGGCGGTCGGCCCGCTGGAGACCGTCCCCCGCCCCGGCGACGGCTGGGAGACCCTCGGCGACGAGGTGCTGGACGCGTATCTCGCGCGCACGGACTCCGTACTCGACGCCGCTTCGCCGCGTACCGCCCGCGTCGTGTACACCGCGATGCACGGTGTCGGCGCCTCCGTGCTCACCGCCGCCTTCGACCGGGCCGGCTTCCCCGCCCCGGTGCTCGTCGCGGAGCAGGCCGAGCCGGACCCCGCGTTCCCCACCGTGGCCTTCCCCAATCCGGAGGAGCCCGGCGCGATGGATCTCGCGTTCGCGACCGCGCGCCGCTCGGACCCCGACATCGTTATCGCCAACGACCCGGACGCCGACCGCTGCGCCGTCGCCGTACCCGATCGGGCGGCGGACGGCGGCTGGCGGATGCTGCGCGGCGACGAGGTCGGCGCGCTGCTCGCCGCCCACCTCGTGCGCCGGGGCGCCTCCGGCGTGTTCGCCGAGTCGATCGTCTCGTCGTCGCTGCTCGGCCGGATCGCCGAGAAGGCGGGCCTGGGCTACGAGGAGACGCTGACGGGCTTCAAGTGGATCGCCCGCGTCGAGGGGCTGCGCTACGGGTACGAGGAGGCGCTCGGCTACTGCGTCGACCCGGACGGCGTCCGCGACAAGGACGGCATCACGGCCGCGCTGCTCGTCGCCGAGCTGGCCTCCGTACTCAAGGAACAGGGCCGCACGCTCCTGGACCTGCTGGACGACCTCGCCCTGGAGCACGGCCTGCACGCGACGGACCAGCTCTCGGTCCGGGTGCAGGATCTCTCGGTCATCGCGGATGCCATGCGCCGCCTGCGGGAACAGCCCCCGACGGCTCTGGCCGGCCTGCCCGTCACCCGCGCCGAGGACCTGTCCGTCGGCACGGACCGGCTACCGCCCACCGACGGGCTGCGCTACGGGCTGGAGGGCGCCCGGGTGATCGTCCGCCCGAGCGGCACCGAGCCCAAGCTGAAGTGCTACCTGGAGGTCGTGGTGCCCGTCGCCGCGCCCGACGGCCTCCCGGCGGCCCGCACCCGGGCCACCGAGCTGCTGACGGCCATCAAGCGGGACCTGGCCGCCGCGGCCGGTATCTGA
- the deoC gene encoding deoxyribose-phosphate aldolase, with translation MPTTLPAFADATASDSALRRFLHGLPGVDAVGLEARAASLGTRSIKTTAKAYAIDLAISMIDLTTLEGADTPGKVRALAAKAVNPDPTDRTTPRTAAVCVYPDMAATASAALAGSGVKVASVATAFPAGRAALDVKLADVRDAVAAGADEIDMVIDRGAFLAGHYSKVYEEIVAVKAECGNARLKVIFETGELSTYDNIRRASWLGMLAGADFIKTSTGKVATNATPANTLLMLEAVRDFRAQTGVQIGVKPAGGIRTSKDAIKFLVLVNETAGEDWLDNHWFRFGASSLLNDLLMQRQKLSTGRYSGPDYVTVD, from the coding sequence ATGCCCACCACCCTCCCCGCATTCGCCGACGCGACGGCGTCCGACAGTGCGCTGCGCCGCTTCCTGCACGGGCTGCCCGGCGTCGACGCCGTCGGCCTCGAAGCGCGCGCCGCTTCCCTCGGAACCCGTTCGATCAAGACGACGGCCAAGGCCTACGCCATCGACCTCGCCATCTCCATGATCGACCTGACGACGCTGGAAGGCGCGGACACCCCCGGCAAGGTCCGGGCGCTCGCCGCCAAGGCCGTCAACCCGGATCCGACCGACCGCACGACCCCGCGCACCGCCGCGGTCTGCGTCTACCCCGACATGGCGGCCACCGCGTCCGCCGCCCTGGCCGGCTCCGGCGTGAAGGTGGCGTCCGTGGCGACGGCCTTCCCCGCCGGGCGGGCCGCGCTGGACGTCAAGCTCGCGGACGTCCGGGACGCCGTGGCGGCAGGGGCCGACGAGATCGACATGGTGATCGACCGGGGCGCCTTCCTGGCCGGCCACTACTCGAAGGTCTACGAGGAGATCGTCGCCGTGAAGGCGGAGTGCGGGAACGCCCGCCTGAAGGTCATCTTCGAGACCGGCGAGCTGTCCACGTACGACAACATCCGGCGGGCCTCCTGGCTGGGGATGCTGGCGGGCGCGGACTTCATCAAGACCTCGACCGGCAAGGTGGCGACGAACGCCACGCCCGCGAACACCCTGCTGATGCTGGAGGCGGTGCGCGACTTCCGCGCGCAGACCGGTGTCCAGATCGGGGTGAAGCCGGCCGGCGGCATCCGTACCTCCAAGGACGCGATCAAGTTCCTCGTCCTGGTCAACGAGACCGCGGGCGAGGACTGGCTGGACAACCACTGGTTCCGTTTCGGCGCCTCCAGCCTGCTGAACGACCTGCTGATGCAGCGCCAGAAGCTCAGCACCGGCCGTTACTCCGGCCCCGATTACGTGACGGTGGACTGA
- a CDS encoding purine-nucleoside phosphorylase, which yields MNASLIPDHIQGDPYAAADDAAARLRELTGAETHDVALVMGSGWAPAGAALGVPEAEFPVTALPGFPAPAVEGHGGTVRSHVIGDKRALVFLGRTHFYEGRGVAAVAHGVRTAVAAGCRTVILTNGCGGLREGMRPGQPVLISDHINLTAASPIVGANFVDLTDLYSPRLRALCKEVDATLEEGVYVQFPGPHYETPAEIGMVRVMGGDLVGMSTVLEAIAAREAGAEVLGLSLVTNLAAGLSGEPLNHEEVLQAGRDSATRMGSLLARVLDRI from the coding sequence GTGAACGCATCACTTATTCCGGACCACATCCAGGGCGACCCGTACGCCGCCGCCGACGACGCCGCCGCCCGCCTGCGCGAGCTGACCGGCGCCGAGACCCACGACGTCGCCCTCGTGATGGGCTCCGGCTGGGCGCCCGCCGGTGCCGCGCTCGGTGTCCCGGAGGCCGAGTTCCCGGTGACCGCGCTCCCCGGCTTCCCCGCGCCCGCCGTCGAGGGCCACGGCGGCACGGTCCGCTCGCACGTGATCGGTGACAAGCGCGCCCTGGTGTTCCTGGGCCGTACGCACTTCTACGAGGGCCGCGGCGTCGCCGCCGTGGCGCACGGGGTGCGCACCGCGGTCGCCGCGGGCTGCCGGACCGTGATCCTGACGAACGGCTGCGGCGGTCTGCGCGAGGGGATGCGCCCCGGGCAGCCGGTCCTGATCAGCGACCACATCAACCTGACCGCCGCGTCGCCGATCGTCGGCGCGAACTTCGTCGACCTGACCGACCTGTACTCGCCGCGGCTGCGGGCGCTGTGCAAGGAGGTCGACGCGACGCTCGAAGAGGGCGTGTACGTGCAGTTCCCCGGCCCGCACTACGAGACGCCGGCCGAGATCGGCATGGTACGCGTCATGGGCGGCGACCTCGTCGGCATGTCCACGGTCCTCGAAGCGATCGCGGCCCGCGAGGCGGGCGCGGAGGTCCTCGGCCTCTCCCTGGTGACAAACCTGGCGGCGGGGCTCAGCGGCGAGCCGCTGAACCACGAGGAGGTCCTTCAGGCGGGCCGCGACTCGGCGACCCGGATGGGGTCCCTGCTGGCCCGGGTACTGGACCGAATCTGA
- a CDS encoding TetR/AcrR family transcriptional regulator, producing MRADARRNYGRLLAEARSAFAEHGTDASLEDVARRAGVGIGTLYRHFPTRHALMSAVFEEAVTSLITRSRDLAEAERPCAALVEWLGAIVTHAGEYRGLAQALMSTCRDESSALARCNTPLREAGSALLTRAQESGSVRADVSMDDLMQLTNAIALAAEQSPDDPELADRLLTLTLRGVRSTPSGKGRHPISSPADDHSSPAEDRSSPSGD from the coding sequence ATGCGTGCTGACGCGCGCCGCAATTACGGCCGACTGCTGGCCGAGGCCCGTAGCGCCTTCGCGGAACACGGCACCGACGCGTCCCTGGAGGACGTGGCGCGGCGTGCGGGCGTGGGCATCGGCACGCTGTACCGCCACTTCCCGACCCGGCACGCGCTGATGAGCGCCGTCTTCGAGGAGGCGGTGACGTCCCTCATCACCCGCTCCCGCGACCTGGCCGAAGCGGAGCGGCCGTGTGCCGCGCTGGTGGAGTGGCTGGGTGCGATCGTCACTCATGCGGGTGAGTATCGCGGCCTGGCGCAGGCGCTCATGTCCACCTGCCGCGACGAGAGTTCGGCCCTGGCCCGGTGCAATACGCCGCTGCGCGAGGCGGGTTCGGCGCTGCTGACCCGCGCGCAGGAGAGCGGCTCGGTCCGGGCGGATGTATCCATGGACGACCTGATGCAACTGACCAACGCCATCGCCCTGGCCGCCGAACAGTCCCCGGACGACCCGGAACTGGCGGACCGACTCCTGACCTTGACCCTACGAGGCGTGCGATCAACCCCTTCCGGCAAGGGCCGACACCCCATCTCAAGCCCCGCCGACGACCATTCAAGCCCCGCCGAGGACCGCTCAAGCCCCTCCGGCGATTGA
- a CDS encoding PH domain-containing protein: protein MTSPTPPTEPTYADRTFRSPAGLAGGVLLLVLICWIGGDAAFRGHGRAPWMALAGLLTVVPLIVAFTLRPVVFANDRRVRVRNPFRTITLPWTDVADVRAGYSSELFTHDGTKYQLWAVPVSLRQRKKAARQQSRQALDDPYRRTSATADVRDTKARVAVADQAVADLRELSERAGDKPAPDAPVRSVRWAYEVIAPSVVGVVLLVVLGALG from the coding sequence ATGACGAGCCCCACGCCTCCCACCGAGCCCACCTACGCCGACCGGACCTTCCGGTCGCCCGCCGGGCTGGCCGGGGGTGTCCTGCTGCTCGTGCTCATCTGCTGGATCGGCGGCGACGCCGCGTTCCGGGGCCACGGCCGCGCGCCGTGGATGGCGCTCGCCGGGCTGCTGACCGTGGTGCCGCTGATCGTCGCCTTCACACTGCGCCCGGTGGTGTTCGCGAACGACCGGCGCGTCCGGGTCCGCAACCCGTTCCGCACGATCACGCTGCCCTGGACCGACGTCGCCGATGTACGGGCCGGGTATTCGAGTGAGCTGTTCACCCACGACGGCACGAAGTACCAGCTCTGGGCCGTGCCGGTGTCGCTGCGACAGCGCAAGAAGGCCGCCCGCCAGCAGTCCCGGCAGGCACTGGACGACCCCTACCGCCGTACTTCCGCGACCGCCGATGTACGCGACACCAAGGCCCGTGTCGCCGTGGCGGACCAGGCGGTGGCGGACCTGCGCGAGCTCTCCGAACGCGCCGGCGACAAGCCCGCGCCGGACGCCCCCGTGAGGTCGGTGCGCTGGGCGTACGAGGTCATCGCTCCGTCGGTCGTGGGCGTGGTGCTGCTGGTGGTGCTGGGGGCACTGGGCTGA
- a CDS encoding DeoR/GlpR family DNA-binding transcription regulator — MVRANGAVSLRELARVVQTSEVTVRRDVRALEAEGLLDRRHGGAVLPGGFTRESGFPQKSHLATAEKTAIADLAAGLVEEGEAIVVGAGTTTQELARRLARVPGLTVVTNSLLVAQALAHANRVEVVMTGGTLRGSNYALVGSGAEQSLQGLRVSRAFLSGSGLTAERGLSTSNMLSASVDRALVQAAAEVVVLADHTKLGSDTMFQTVPTDLITHLVTDEPAAHDDRAASELQALADQGVQIAVAGAGAAAAASGAASVSGDGASGAGRGARREMPLPGQRRTHGQALRGVPVEPGSGDRERERERARVADLRRR, encoded by the coding sequence ATGGTGCGCGCCAACGGGGCGGTATCGCTCCGTGAGCTCGCCCGCGTCGTCCAGACCTCCGAAGTGACCGTACGGCGGGACGTGCGGGCGCTGGAGGCAGAAGGACTCCTCGACCGCCGGCACGGCGGTGCGGTCTTGCCGGGCGGTTTTACGCGGGAGTCCGGCTTTCCGCAGAAATCCCACCTCGCCACCGCGGAGAAAACGGCCATCGCCGACCTGGCCGCCGGCCTCGTCGAAGAGGGCGAGGCCATTGTGGTCGGTGCCGGTACGACCACGCAGGAGCTGGCCCGCCGGCTCGCGCGCGTTCCCGGCCTGACCGTCGTCACCAACTCACTGCTCGTCGCCCAGGCGCTGGCCCATGCCAACCGGGTGGAAGTCGTGATGACCGGCGGCACCCTGCGCGGCTCCAACTACGCCCTGGTGGGCAGTGGCGCCGAGCAGTCGCTCCAAGGGCTGCGGGTCTCCCGCGCGTTCCTGTCCGGGAGCGGGCTCACCGCCGAGCGCGGGCTGTCCACGTCCAACATGCTCTCCGCGAGCGTGGACCGGGCGCTGGTGCAGGCCGCGGCGGAGGTGGTGGTCCTCGCGGACCACACCAAGCTCGGCTCCGACACGATGTTCCAGACCGTGCCGACGGATCTCATCACCCATCTGGTGACGGACGAGCCCGCCGCGCACGACGACCGGGCGGCGTCGGAGTTGCAGGCGCTGGCCGACCAGGGCGTGCAGATCGCTGTCGCGGGGGCGGGGGCGGCTGCCGCCGCGTCCGGGGCCGCCTCGGTGTCCGGTGACGGCGCTTCGGGGGCGGGGCGGGGGGCGCGGCGCGAGATGCCGTTGCCCGGGCAGCGGCGTACGCATGGGCAGGCGTTGCGGGGGGTGCCGGTGGAGCCGGGGAGTGGGGATCGGGAGCGGGAGCGCGAGCGGGCTCGGGTGGCGGATCTTCGGCGGCGGTAG
- a CDS encoding acetyl/propionyl/methylcrotonyl-CoA carboxylase subunit alpha: MRKVLIANRGEIAVRVARACRDAGIGSVAVYADPDRDALHVRAADEAFALGGDTPAASYLDIAKVLQAAKDAGADAIHPGYGFLSENAEFAQAVLDAGLTWIGPPPQAIRDLGDKVAARHIAQRAGAPLVAGTPDPVEGSAEVVAFAEEHGLPIAIKAAFGGGGRGLKVARTLEEIPELYDSAVREAVAAFGRGECFVERYLDKPRHVETQCLADTHGNVVVVSTRDCSLQRRHQKLVEEAPAPFLSDEQNAQLYAASKAILKEAGYVGAGTVEFLVGMDGTISFLEVNTRLQVEHPVTEEVSGIDLVREMFRIADGEELGYDDPAGRGHSIEFRINGEDPGRGFLPAPGTVTRFDPPTGPGVRLDAGVESGSVIGPAWDSLLAKLIVTGATREQALQRAARALAEFHVEGMATAIPFHRAVVTDPAFTADPFRVHTRWIETEFVNEIKPFAAPAEADADDESGRETVVVEVGGKRLEVSLPSSLGMSLARTGLAAGAKPKRRAAKKSGSAVSGDTLASPMQGTIVKIAVEEGQEVKEGDLIVVLEAMKMEQPLNAHRSGTVKGLSAEVGSSISSGAAICEIKD, encoded by the coding sequence GTGCGCAAGGTGCTCATCGCCAACCGTGGCGAAATTGCTGTCCGTGTTGCTCGGGCCTGCCGGGACGCGGGAATCGGGAGCGTGGCCGTCTACGCAGACCCGGACCGCGACGCTCTGCACGTGCGTGCGGCCGACGAGGCATTCGCTCTGGGCGGTGACACCCCGGCGGCCAGCTATCTGGACATCGCCAAGGTGCTCCAGGCTGCCAAGGACGCCGGGGCGGACGCGATCCACCCGGGTTACGGCTTCCTCTCGGAGAACGCCGAGTTCGCCCAGGCCGTGCTGGACGCCGGTCTGACGTGGATCGGCCCGCCGCCGCAGGCGATCCGGGACCTCGGTGACAAGGTCGCCGCCCGCCACATCGCGCAGCGCGCGGGTGCCCCGCTCGTCGCGGGCACCCCGGACCCGGTCGAGGGTTCCGCCGAGGTCGTCGCCTTCGCCGAGGAGCACGGGCTGCCGATCGCGATCAAGGCCGCCTTCGGTGGTGGCGGTCGCGGTCTGAAGGTCGCGCGCACCCTGGAGGAGATCCCGGAGCTGTACGACTCCGCGGTCCGTGAGGCCGTCGCCGCGTTCGGGCGCGGGGAGTGCTTCGTGGAGCGCTACCTCGACAAGCCGCGCCACGTGGAGACCCAGTGCCTGGCCGACACCCACGGCAACGTGGTCGTCGTCTCGACGCGTGACTGCTCGCTCCAGCGCCGCCACCAGAAGCTCGTGGAGGAGGCCCCGGCCCCCTTCCTGTCCGACGAGCAGAACGCCCAGCTGTACGCGGCGTCGAAGGCGATCCTGAAGGAGGCCGGCTATGTCGGCGCCGGCACGGTCGAGTTCCTCGTGGGCATGGACGGCACGATCTCCTTCCTGGAGGTCAACACCCGCCTCCAGGTGGAGCACCCGGTGACCGAGGAGGTCTCCGGCATCGACCTGGTCCGCGAGATGTTCCGCATCGCCGACGGCGAGGAGCTGGGTTACGACGACCCCGCCGGCCGCGGTCACTCGATCGAGTTCCGGATCAACGGCGAGGACCCGGGCCGCGGCTTCCTGCCGGCCCCGGGCACCGTCACCCGCTTCGACCCGCCGACCGGCCCCGGTGTCCGGCTCGACGCGGGCGTCGAGTCCGGCTCGGTCATCGGCCCCGCCTGGGACTCGCTGCTGGCGAAGCTCATCGTGACCGGTGCGACGCGTGAGCAGGCGCTCCAGCGCGCGGCCCGCGCACTGGCCGAGTTCCACGTCGAGGGCATGGCCACCGCCATCCCGTTCCACCGCGCGGTCGTGACGGACCCGGCGTTCACCGCCGACCCGTTCCGCGTCCACACCCGCTGGATCGAGACGGAGTTCGTCAACGAGATCAAGCCGTTCGCCGCTCCCGCCGAGGCGGACGCGGACGACGAGTCCGGCCGCGAGACGGTCGTCGTCGAGGTCGGCGGCAAGCGCCTGGAGGTCTCGCTGCCCTCCTCGCTCGGCATGAGCCTGGCCCGTACCGGCCTCGCGGCGGGCGCCAAGCCCAAGCGCCGCGCGGCGAAGAAGTCCGGTTCCGCCGTCTCCGGCGACACCCTCGCCTCCCCGATGCAGGGCACGATCGTGAAAATCGCCGTGGAGGAGGGCCAGGAGGTCAAGGAGGGCGACCTGATCGTCGTCCTGGAGGCCATGAAGATGGAGCAGCCGCTGAACGCGCACCGCTCCGGCACGGTCAAGGGCCTGTCCGCCGAGGTCGGCAGCTCGATCTCGTCGGGCGCGGCCATCTGCGAGATCAAGGACTGA
- the mmpB gene encoding morphogenic membrane protein MmpB yields MLWSDPENKPPKELRDAENMMRRAGLVLALAMVVAMFVLGTR; encoded by the coding sequence ATGCTCTGGTCCGACCCCGAGAACAAGCCCCCCAAAGAACTGCGCGACGCGGAGAACATGATGCGCCGCGCGGGCCTGGTCCTGGCCCTGGCGATGGTCGTGGCGATGTTCGTCCTGGGCACGCGCTGA
- a CDS encoding gamma-glutamylcyclotransferase — translation MSLYAAYAGNLDARLMTRRAPHSPLRGTGWLNGWRLTFGGEQMGWEGALATVVEAPRSQVFVALYDLAPMDEDSMDRWEGVGLDIYRRMRIRVHTLDGEEPAWIYVLNGYEGGLPSARYLGEIADAADSAGAPHDYVMELRKRPC, via the coding sequence ATGTCGCTCTACGCCGCGTACGCCGGCAACCTCGACGCGCGGCTGATGACGCGCCGCGCCCCGCACTCACCGCTGCGCGGCACCGGCTGGCTCAACGGCTGGCGGCTGACCTTCGGCGGGGAGCAGATGGGCTGGGAGGGCGCGCTGGCCACCGTGGTGGAGGCGCCGCGCTCACAGGTGTTCGTGGCCCTGTACGACCTGGCGCCCATGGACGAGGACTCCATGGACCGCTGGGAGGGCGTCGGGCTGGACATCTACCGCCGCATGCGGATCCGGGTGCACACCCTGGACGGCGAGGAGCCGGCCTGGATCTATGTGCTGAACGGCTACGAGGGCGGGCTGCCGTCCGCCCGCTACCTGGGCGAGATCGCCGACGCGGCCGATTCCGCGGGCGCGCCGCACGATTATGTGATGGAACTCCGCAAACGCCCCTGCTGA